The following coding sequences lie in one Dunckerocampus dactyliophorus isolate RoL2022-P2 chromosome 4, RoL_Ddac_1.1, whole genome shotgun sequence genomic window:
- the plpp5 gene encoding phospholipid phosphatase 5: MKRRLIRGFLSEISIRLALFVVFLVTEQLPPFYREIQAEEMWLYKFHRVEQDHVPTSLMFSITVFTPLIVILVFTFMTKSERGDAKEASLGVTLTLVLNGVFTNAIKLAVGRPRPDFFYRCFPDGQMNLELRCSGDPDVIMEGRKSFPSGHSSFAFAGLGFTAFYIAGKLRCFNAAGQGRAWRLCAFLTPLMVALTIALSRTCDYKHHWQDVLVGSLLGLLFAWLCYRQHYPALHDPDCHRPLSHREGVPAAQERKLANSNYILPL; encoded by the exons ATGAAGAGGCGGCTCATTCGTGGTTTCCTGTCGGAGATCTCCATCCGCTTGGCCCTCTTTGTGGTTTTCCT CGTGACAGAGCAGCTTCCACCTTTCTACCGTGAGATCCAGGCAGAGGAGATGTGGTTGTATAAATTTCACCGCGTGGAGCAGGATCATGTACCCACGTCGCTCATGTTT AGCATCACTGTCTTCACACCACTGATTGTCATCCTGGTTTTTACCTTCATGACAAAGTCAGAGCGAGGAGACGCAAAGGAAGCGTCACTGG GCGTGACTTTGACTCTGGTGCTGAACGGCGTTTTCACCAATGCCATCAAACTTGCTGTGGGCAG GCCCAGGCCGGACTTCTTCTACCGCTGTTTCCCAGACGGGCAGATGAACCTGGAGCTACGCTGCAGTGGTGACCCCGATGTGATCATGGAGGGTAGAAAGAGCTTTCCCAGTGGGCACTCTTCAT TTGCTTTTGCCGGGCTGGGCTTCACCGCCTTCTACATTGCCGGAAAGTTGCGATGCTTCAATGCAGCAGGTCAAGGCAGAGCGTGGCGACTCTGCGCTTTTCTCACCCCTTTAATGGTAGCGCTGACCATCGCTCTCTCCAGAACCTGCGACTACAAACACCACTGGCAAG ATGTGTTGGTGGGCTCCCTGCTGGGCCTGTTGTTCGCCTGGCTGTGCTACAGGCAGCACTACCCCGCGCTTCACGACCCCGATTGCCACCGACCCCTGAGTCACAGAGAGGGTGTCCCCGCCGCACAGGAACGCAAACTGGCCAACTCCAACTACATCCTGCCCCTGTAA
- the cdc45 gene encoding cell division control protein 45 homolog: MFVTDIRKEFYEVVANQRVALLVASDIDALCACKILQALFHCDQVPYTLVPVAGWQDLGTAFLEHKEQFKYFVLINCGANVDLLEMLQPDDDSIFFICDTHRPVDVVNVYNDTQIKLLIKQDDDLGVPPYDEIFRDDDDEEGDDSGNESDEGSEPSGKRRRFDEGAVERRIERQREKREWEARRREILFDYEQYEYHGTSAAIMFFELAWMLTKDTKDMLWWAVIGLTDQWVHDKVTHMKYVTDIATMQRHVSRHNHRNEDEENSLSIDCVRISFEYDLRLTLYQHWSLYESICNSCYTSCHFKLWTLNGQKKLQEFLADMGLPLKQVRQKFISMDMSIKENLRDVIEESSNKYGMKDIRIQTFGVHFGFKNRFLASDMVHATTALLESTEKDENDTDNFIKALDSLSRSNLERLHSGMELAKKKLMAIQQTVASCICTNLILSQGPFLYCYLMEGTPDVKLFSKPMALTLLSKYLLKAFVHSTRNKRCKLLPLIMAAPKDVEKGTILIVGIPPESETSDKKNFFGRAFDKAAESTSSRTLHDHFDTSIIELKTEDRSKFLDALITLLS; this comes from the exons ATGTTTGTCACGGACATACGGAAAGAATTTTATGAAGTTGTTGCCAACCAG AGAGTGGCACTCCTGGTGGCATCAGATATCGATGCTTTGTGCGCCTGTAAAATACTTCAG GCCTTGTTCCACTGCGATCAGGTTCCATATACCCTTGTGCCAGTGGCAGGATGGCAGGACCTTGGCACTGCCTTCCTTGAACACAAAGAGCAA TTCAAATACTTTGTTCTCATCAACTGCGGTGCCAACGTTGACCTTCTGGAGATGCTACAGCCAGACGACGACTCCATCTTCTTCATTTGTGACACTCACCGGCCTGTGGATGTTGTTAACGTCTACAATGATACTCAG ataAAACTGCTGATAAAACAGGACGACGACTTGGGTGTGCCCCCCTATGACGAAATCTTCCGCGACGATGACGATGAGGAAGGAGACGATTCTGGAAATGAAAGTGACGAAGGCTCCGAGCCGTCTGGCAAGCGGAGGAGATTTGATGAG gGGGCAGTTGAGAGAAGAATAGAGAGGCAGCGAGAGAAGAGGGAATGGGAAGCACGAAG GAGGGAAATTTTGTTTGACTACGAGCAATATGAATACCATGGGACTTCT GCAGCAATTATGTTTTTTGAGCTGGCCTGGATGTTGACTAAAGACACTAAAGACATGCTCTG GTGGGCCGTCATCGGACTAACGGACCAGTGGGTTCACGATAAAGTCACACA TATGAAGTATGTGACCGACATTGCCACGATGCAGCGACATGTTTCCCGACATAACCACCGTAACGAGGATGAGGAAAACTCACTTTCCATTGACTGCGTGAGGATCTCCTTTGAATACGA CCTGCGTCTCACCCTCTACCAGCACTGGTCTTTGTATGAGAGCATCTGTAATTCATGTTACACCTCCTGCCACTTCAAGCTTTGGACGTTAAATGGCCAGAAGAAGCTGCAGGAGTTCTTGGCTGACATGGG GTTACCTCTGAAACAAGTGAGGCAAAAGTTCATCTCCATGGACATGTCCATCAAAGAGAACCTGCGGGACGTCATTGAAGAGTCTTCTAATAAATATGG CATGAAAGATATCCGTATCCAGACATTTGGTGTCCACTTCGGCTTCAAGAACCGTTTCCTGGCCAGCGACATGGTGCACGCTACCACAGCGCTACTGGAGAGTACGGAGAAGGACGAGAATGACACAGACAACTTCATAAAGGCTCTGGACTCTCTTTCAAG GAGTAACCTGGAACGTCTACACTCAGGCATGGAACTGGCTAAGAAGAAGCTGATGGCCATACAGCAGACTGTTGCCAGCTGCATCTGCACCAACCTCATTTTGTCCCAGGGACCTTTCCTCTACTGCTACCTCATGGAG GGCACCCCAGATGTCAAGCTCTTTTCAAAGCCCATGGCTTTGACTCTGCTTTCTAAGTACCTCCTTAAAGCATTTGTCCATTCA acgAGGAATAAGCGATGcaaactccttcctctcatCATGGCTGCCCCGAAAGATGTGGAGAAAGGGACCATCCTCATTGTGGGAATCCCACCTGAGTCAGAGACCTCTGACAAGAAAAA TTTCTTTGGCAGAGCATTTGACAAAGCTGCAGAGAGCACCAGCTCCAGAACTCTCCATGACCACTTTGACACGTCCA TCATTGAGCTGAAGACAGAAGACCGCAGCAAGTTCCTGGATGCGCTAATCACCCTCTTGTCCTGA